CAGGACCAAGCCAGCCACAAGCCATACCGAGAAAGACAACGAGTAACCAAATAGAAGCTCCAATTGATATATGTCCCAGAATATTGTCAGTTGATGAACGAGAGAAGTCCATACCATTGGCTCCAAGAAAGGGTATTCAAATTACAAGAAAAGTTCCTGCTCAAGATTTGTCGACATTAGCCAAGCCACTAAGGGTAGATTCAATAATGGAAGCAGGGGGCTTGAGCAGGGTAGATCAAGTTGGCACCTCAAAAACTGATAAAAGATTTGGGGTATCTGATACCTCAAAAGCTATCAAGCGGCCTAGACTATTACATTGCCCAAGTGGCTTCTTCGATGGAGGAATGTTGGTGAGTCAAAGGCTGAGGGCATCAAATCTTGAGAGGAATCTTCAAAAGGCTGGGGGCTTGAGTAGGTGGCTAGCATCGCTCGGACTGAGTCAGTTTGTGAGGATTTTTCAAAGGAAGAGTGTTAATAAATTTCAGTTGGTGAATTTAACCATGAAGAAGCTCAAAGATATGGGTGCAAATGCAGTGGGGCCTAGGAGGAAACTGATACATGCTATTGACTGTGTTTGCCAGCCCTACTATTTTGAGGCCATCTAAAATGTCTCTGGGATCTTGAAGCAATTGGAAAATAGGAAGAAAGACGCTATTCAAACGCAGCAACCTAATTGTCTTAGTCGAAGACATGTCTGAACGGTTGGATATTTTATGACAACTGGTtaggagagagagaacagaAAACATACTTTGCTGCAAGTAGAAGAGGCGGTAACATTTTGAACGTGAAAATTGCTTGCCTTGTGTATTTTATGCACATCTTTGCAAATTACTAGAGTTTGTTATACAGCAGCTGTTTCTTTTGTTCTAATCTTTCTAATCCCAGTTTATTAAATCATATTTGTAaacccctttctctctctctctctctctcactttgtTACTAGCGAAACATATACTGAAGTTCATCATTCCTGAAGATTCCATTCGAATCCTCCCTAGTCCCTACCTCTTGAAGGATATGGCTCCTGAAAACAGACCCTGATTTCATTTGGGTTATCTGCAGAAGATATCATCAAATGAATCAAGATAAGACGCCTTCAATTGTCATAGAACTACAAACTTGAACTTCATATAAACAATACCAATCTATGCATATCTCCTAGGAGTGGTAAAAAGATGCTTTCCCAACCTTCGGCTTAAGTGGAAACTTCGAGTTTGGTCACGTCGGATTGTTTTGAGATCCAAtccaaattcatatttttaatataaagtttGCAGTGGAACTCTAACTTTAATGAATTCTAAAGCACATGTTGTTTTTTACAACAATAGCACTCTAATTTGTTTAGTATTTACCATTACAATACTCTGATTACGATTCCTTACATAATCTCATATAGCCTGTGATCATCGTGATACTCTTGAGTTTgacaatactttcttaattagaaagtaaaaaaatatatattaaaaaatacttttttagtcatgaaataaaataaaaaattataaaaaataataaaatattttttaataatattatgatttttttaaatatttaaaatagacatGCTACAACCCACTGGTGGCTCCTGTTGAACTtagcatatatttttctatgtgtatttttttaatttatattttatataaatttttttacatttttaaaaaataaaataaatttaaaatatcattaaaaaatatttccttaatcagaaagtaaaaaaaaaaattattaaaaaatatttttttaattacgaagtagaataaatatttttttttattttatttcgtaattaaaaatatattttttaataatattataatttttattttactttttaaaatatttaaaattattaaaaatatttatataaaaatatagataaaaaaatgttacagcCCAGCCCATCGGGGGATGTAGCATTTTTCCATCTCCGTTTAATATGACTAAAAATATAATGGATTTTAATGACTAAAAATTGGGAAATACTTTAGGTTCCGAATTCGAGACCTAAAGAGTGTCCcgaatgttttttattttttttattttactgaatgattaaaaaaatattttttaatgatgttgtaatttttttattttttttaaaatatttatgatgattaaaaaaatatataaaaaaaataaaaaacctattCGAGAGAcaaaatgggtcccgaattGCAGTGCTGGATTACTACCTTCTTATCCTGACACTGACACTGACACTACCATGTAATTGGGAACTTATTTTGTAACGCCTACTCCCAATTTTACAGTCGTCAACTCCAGAATAGAACAGCCTAGCGTTTGGTGACGTGGCGTGAGTAGGTGGGTTGATAATCGAACACAGCTCTCTCAGAC
This genomic interval from Juglans regia cultivar Chandler chromosome 3, Walnut 2.0, whole genome shotgun sequence contains the following:
- the LOC109011901 gene encoding uncharacterized protein LOC109011901 isoform X3; this translates as MVRTKQHLVATPRNKNITPSGYIDSSKSDNDLDLQGEGGWVIVKKQRVTILVPPLPAAKKLITQKPGPSQPQAIPRKTTSNQIEAPIDICPRILSVDEREKSIPLAPRKGIQITRKVPAQDLSTLAKPLRVDSIMEAGGLSRVDQVGTSKTDKRFGVSDTSKAIKRPRLLHCPSGFFDGGMLVSQRLRASNLERNLQKAGGLSRWLASLGLSQFVRIFQRKSVNKFQLVNLTMKKLKDMGANAVGPRRKLIHAIDCVCQPYYFEAI
- the LOC109011901 gene encoding uncharacterized protein LOC109011901 isoform X2, coding for MQLYARNTKDCLLMVRTKQHLVATPRNKNITPSGYIDSSKSDNDLDLQGEGGWVIVKKQRVTILVPPLPAAKKLITQKPGPSQPQAIPRKTTSNQIEAPIDICPRILSVDEREKSIPLAPRKGIQITRKVPAQDLSTLAKPLRVDSIMEAGGLSRVDQVGTSKTDKRFGVSDTSKAIKRPRLLHCPSGFFDGGMLVSQRLRASNLERNLQKAGGLSRWLASLGLSQFVRIFQRKSVNKFQLVNLTMKKLKDMGANAVGPRRKLIHAIDCVCQPYYFEAI
- the LOC109011901 gene encoding uncharacterized protein LOC109011901 isoform X1 — protein: MLLMADILEHHIFGMQLYARNTKDCLLMVRTKQHLVATPRNKNITPSGYIDSSKSDNDLDLQGEGGWVIVKKQRVTILVPPLPAAKKLITQKPGPSQPQAIPRKTTSNQIEAPIDICPRILSVDEREKSIPLAPRKGIQITRKVPAQDLSTLAKPLRVDSIMEAGGLSRVDQVGTSKTDKRFGVSDTSKAIKRPRLLHCPSGFFDGGMLVSQRLRASNLERNLQKAGGLSRWLASLGLSQFVRIFQRKSVNKFQLVNLTMKKLKDMGANAVGPRRKLIHAIDCVCQPYYFEAI